The following coding sequences lie in one Oryctolagus cuniculus chromosome 7, mOryCun1.1, whole genome shotgun sequence genomic window:
- the LOC100008703 gene encoding protein S100-A12 produces the protein MLGWSYKNLPGLSQSRLLLIAPHFCPLSESSREAGTMTKLEDHLEGIINIFHQYSVRTGHYDTLSKCELKKLITTELVNTIKNTKDQATVDRIFRDLDEDGDHQVDFKEFLSLLASVLVTAHENIHKE, from the exons ATGCTTGGATGGTCTTATAAAAACTTGCCTGGCCTTTCACAGAGCAGGCTTCTGCTCATAGCTCCGCACTTCTGCCCACTGAGCG AAAGTTCCCGTGAGGCTGGGACAATGACCAAGCTGGAAGACCACCTGGAGGGGATCATCAACATCTTCCACCAGTACTCAGTGCGCACGGGGCATTATGACACCCTGTCCAAGTGCGAGCTGAAGAAGCTGATCACCACGGAACTCGTGAACACCATCAAG AACACCAAAGATCAAGCTACTGTTGACAGAATATtcagagatctggatgaagatgGAGACCATCAGGTTGACTTCAAGgagttcctgtccctgctggccTCTGTGCTGGTGACTGCTCATGAGAACATCCACAAAGAGTAG